Proteins encoded in a region of the Neodiprion virginianus isolate iyNeoVirg1 chromosome 2, iyNeoVirg1.1, whole genome shotgun sequence genome:
- the LOC124297827 gene encoding radial spoke head protein 6 homolog A, which produces MAFNYNIEEVPPADLPCVEHDIRRAKKFLQKHSPESGDSLYDHLTDVLNKILAERPKNAVDIFEQYSRQLKEERFRSRKDHLRDLYVPPAQYEDAKKLIELFRQPVQTSENGEEDPAGDDEEDETKRRKPNMLDLLYYFEQTGVGLPRAEMVILNLSIRKLMADNPIENVRFWGKILGRPKNYWVVEADLQEEEINRRIEVTEAAEQTMREIDVSETVNENQDDAEKEAANAVLATDMESNDPAVEEKHLVLNFPPLPEGHWKPPPEIPSERIGTGVNKKTYFVSTSPGLDDWVELPTVTAQQIIAARLMVRCFTGNLETPIYTFPAFPGTEKNYLRAQIARITAATSISPIGWYNFGGDEEEEIGEEEEGLGGNISENPHYDPLSLKDLIDPSMSNWCHHRQHILKQGRTTWWNPNAPEEDEEEFAEEEDNEDDEGAPEAQQKEVGPPLLTPLSEDASLDTIPAWTVRQSSLVQPDFAVAIVRSNLWPGAFAFATGKRFANLYIGWGHKFTVYNYTPPSMPLVQDQYKIGPEVMEVQDPTFEMEEEWRIAHLPAPELPPMGEEEELLGEASPDEDEEDEDED; this is translated from the exons ATGGCGTTTAATTACAACATCGAGGAAGTTCCGCCGGCCGATTTGCCCTGTGTGGAGCACGACATTAGACGAGCAAAAAAGTTCCTTCAAAAACACAGCCCCGAGTCAGGAGACAGTCT GTACGATCACCTCACCGACGTTCTCAATAAAATCCTAGCCGAGAGGCCCAAGAATGCCGTTGATATTTTTGAACAGTACAGTCGACAGCTCAAGGAGGAGCGATTCCGTAGCAGAAAGGACCATCTTCGCGACCTTTACGTCCCTCCGGCTCAATATGAGGACGCGAAAAAGCTGATCGAGTTGTTTCGG CAGCCGGTTCAGACATCGGAAAATGGCGAGGAAGATCCCGCAGGAGACGATGAAGAGGACGAGACAAAGCGGAGGAAGCCGAACATGCTGGACCTGCTTTATTACTTCGAACAGACCGGAGTAGGATTGCCACGAGCTGAAATGGTGATCTTAAACCTGTCGATCAGAAAGCTCATGGCGGACAACCCGATAGAAAATGTCCG ATTTTGGGGAAAGATACTCGGTAGACCGAAGAATTATTGGGTTGTGGAAGCGGACCTCCAGGAGGAGGAGATCAACCGTCGAATAGAG gtAACAGAAGCTGCGGAGCAAACGATGCGCGAAATCGACGTATCCGAAACGGTGAATGAAAATCAAGACGACGCTGAAAAAGAAGCTGCGAATGCGGTCTTAGCCACGGATATGGAGTCGAATGATCCAGCCGTCGAAGAAAAGCACCTCGTTTTGAATTTCCCGCCGTTGCCTGAAGGCCACTGGAAACCACCACCGGAAATCCCTTCGGAAAGGATCGGCACTGGTGTCAACAAAAAG ACGTACTTTGTTTCAACGTCACCTGGACTCGATGACTGGGTTGAACTGCCTACCGTAACTGCTCAGCAAATAATCGCCGCGCGATTGATGGTTCGCTGTTTCACGGGAAATCTTGAAACACCG ATTTACACTTTTCCCGCGTTTCCGggaactgagaaaaattatttacgagCTCAAATCGCCCGCATCACCGCTGCTACTTCGATATCACCAATTGGTTGGTACAATTTTGGCGGTGATGAAGAGGAAGAGATCGgcgaagaggaagaaggacTGG GCGGTAACATTTCGGAAAATCCTCACTACGATCCCCTGTCATTGAAGGACCTTATTGATCCTTCCATGTCGAACTGGTGTCACCACAGACAGCATATTCTGAAGCAGGGTCGAACCACGTGGTGGAACCCAAATGCTCCCGAAGAAGATGAG GAAGAATTTGCGGAAGAAGAGGACAACGAGGACGATGAAGGGGCTCCCGAAGCACAGCAGAAGGAAGTTGGTCCTCCCCTTTTGACTCCTCTGTCGGAAGATGCATCCTTGGATACTATTCCAGCCTGGACAGTAAGACAGTCTTCATTGGTTCAACCCGACTTCGCCGTCGCCATTGTTCGATCAAATCTCTGGCCGGGAGCTTTCGCTTTCGCAACTGGAAA AAGATTTGCCAATTTGTACATTGGCTGGGGGCACAAGTTTACTGTGTACAATTACACGCCGCCGAGTATGCCGCTTGTCCAAGATCAGTACAAAATTGGACCGGAAGTGATGGAGGTTCAGGATCCAACTTTTGAAATGGAAGAAGAATGGCGTATTGCTCATTTGCCAGCCCCGGAACTACCCCCCATGG GAGAGGAAGAGGAGTTACTTGGGGAAGCGTCGCCCGACGAAGATGAGGAGGACGAAGATGAAGACTAG